A region from the Triticum urartu cultivar G1812 chromosome 1, Tu2.1, whole genome shotgun sequence genome encodes:
- the LOC125524495 gene encoding inositol-tetrakisphosphate 1-kinase 4-like: MVADHQSSPRPRFTIGYALPPGKAGSVIQPPLEALAAERGMRLVAVDASLPLADQGPFDLIIHKLFDRPWRAQLEDFSALHPSVPVVDAPAAVDRLLDRFTMLDVVPGLAAGLDFPLSVPAQVTVSDAAALAADDPSHGLRFPLIAKPLAVDGSASSHDLCLVYRAEGLRGLHTPVVLQEFVNHGGVLFKVYVVGGRAVCVRRSSLPDVPAERLADPDADASVPFANISSRPALDKGEDSMPPAAFVDQVARGLRQALGLHLLNFDMFAATELDDGGRRRYFLVDINYFPGFAKMPGYETALTDFFAEMIQLGTAGAAAGQEKLESVPCNEL; this comes from the coding sequence ATGGTGGCCGACCACCagtcctccccgcggccgcggtTCACCATCGGCTACGCGCTGCCGCCCGGCAAGGCGGGCAGCGTCATCCAGCCGCCGCTCGAGGCCCTCGCGGCGGAGCGCGGCATGCGCCTCGTCGCCGTCGACGCCTCGCTGCCCCTGGCCGACCAGGGCCCCTTCGACCTCATCATCCACAAGCTCTTCGACCGGCCCTGGCGCGCGCAGCTGGAGGACTTCTCCGCGCTCCACCCCTCCGTGCCCGTCGTCGACGCCCCCGCCGCCGTCGACCGCCTGCTCGACCGCTTCACCATGCTCGACGTCGTCCCCGGGCTCGCCGCCGGCCTGGACTTCCCGCTCAGCGTCCCCGCGCAGGTCACCGTGAGCGACGCCGCCGCGCTGGCCGCGGACGACCCGTCCCACGGCCTCCGCTTCCCGCTCATCGCCAAGCCGCTGGCCGTCGACGGCAGCGCCAGCTCCCACGACCTGTGCCTGGTGTACCGCGCCGAGGGCCTCCGCGGCCTCCACACCCCCGTCGTCCTCCAGGAGTTCGTCAACCACGGCGGCGTGCTCTTCAAGGTCTACGTGGTGGGCGGCCGCGCCGTCTGCGTCCGCCGCAGCAGCCTGCCGGACGTGCCCGCGGAGCGCCTCGCGGACCCCGACGCCGACGCCTCCGTCCCCTTCGCCAACATCTCCAGCCGCCCCGCGCTGGACAAGGGGGAGGACTCGATGCCGCCCGCCGCGTTCGTGGACCAGGTCGCGCGCGGGCTCCGGCAGGCGCTGGGGCTGCACCTCCTCAACTTCGACATGTTCGCGGCGACGGAGCTGGACGACGGCGGCCGGCGGAGGTACTTCCTCGTGGACATCAACTACTTCCCGGGGTTCGCCAAGATGCCGGGCTACGAGACTGCTCTCACGGATTTCTTCGCCGAGATGATTCAGCTAGGCACTGCAGGCGCCGCCGCCGGCCAAGAGAAGCTCGAATCTGTGCCCTGCAATGAGCTCTAG